The window TATTACGAATAACTATAACCATTTaagaagcaaaaaatatatgttgtaTTCAACAATTGAAATAAAGATGCCTGCACTCTCTAGTACTATGACAACAGGGAAAATTGTTAAGTGGAATAAAAACATAGGAGACTATGTTAATGTATGTGTGATGAGgacaatttttcttttttttttttttttgctaacaAGTTTATGTCTTGTTGATAAATAAGTCATTTGTCTTAtcatgcacatatatgtatatgtatttatatttatacaatatGCACTTTGTGAGTGGAAGTGTTCTACATTTCCGTTTTGCTACTTACACAACATGATTATCATATGGTAGCGTTTTTGTATGAACGTCTTTTAcctgaacatttttttttttttttttgggggAATATTTCCCTTTCCTTTTTAGCTAGGTGATATCATCATGACTGTCGAAAGTGACAAAGCGGACATGGACGTTGAAGCGTTTGATGAAGGTACACTGCATCTAAACATGAGTTTGCTAAACgtttaacaataaaaataagcgATGTGTATGCGCATACATACTTGTATGAgggtgtgcatatatatatatatatatgtacatgtttatattatatttataatgtttttcatATGAGGCTTCTTAAGGACAAAGTGTGTGGAAGACGGATGCGAAGCGAATGTTGGTGATACCCTGGGAGTTCTAACTACGGAAGAGAATGAACAACTTGATGAAAAGGAGTCTAACCAAAACGACAGCAATATTGTAGAGGGTAAGGTAGAAGAAGGGGGGGATGAGGACAAACAAGCAGAATCAAACATATACAAGAAAAAATCGCACGTTAATGCGCGCAGCGAACATGTaaatgaggaaaaaatatttattccttttataaGAAGCAAAAAGAATATGATAAGAATAAACAAGTGGATGGTCaaagaaaatgaatttataaataaagacGAGGTCCTCATGCACGTCGAGGATGATAAAAGCACAATAGAGGTGAAGAGCCCTTACTCAGGTAACCCTATTCGTTTGAGGATGCAAACATGTTAACCCATTTACacattaatgaaaatatatagtgCACCTTCGCATATCGAGTTTCCCGTTATTACACTTATTACGCTTATTAAGCTTATTACACTTATTAGGCTTATTACACTTATTAGGCTTATTACACTTATTAcacttattttttcatgttcaACTTTCCTAATTAGGTgttatcaaaaatataatagtgAAAGAGGGAGAGTTCGCACCCATAAACGAGGAAGTAGCCATTATTTCTGTTAATAAGGTTCACGATTTAAAATATGGcacttcattttttcatcgccctatttttttttcctgcacatattttgttttatttgtgctcatatttatatgatctgttaatgtattttttgatctgttcatatttttatgagacttgttcatatttttatgcgacctgttcatatttttatatgactcgttaatatatttgcttAGCTTTTTCCCATATGCATTTCCTTTTTGTACACATTCGAATTGTTTACTTGCGTAACTATTCactgtattttatttttttgcagGAAGCGGATAAATCGAATAGCACTCAAAATgcacataataattatgtcaAGTTAAAAACAAAGCAAAATTTACAACATTGTATTTTTtcgtaattatatatatgttttaggCTGAACatagttaatatatttttttatacagcTCTTCTCTCTCCTTTTTCATGCATACATATCGTTTGTCCTATTAACAAATGGTattccattatatattttgtgcaattcaaaatatttttatataagcaGGAAAAATATCGGTGTAAATGAAAATGACATATTAACATACTACAAAAATAAGATTAATGGCACTATTGAAGGAGcacattttttgaaaaatttaacgtaaaacagaaaatattttatatttaaagttGTGTTTATAGTGGTATAtcatacacatgtatatgtatatatatatatatatatatatatatatatatatatatatatataatacatatgtgtgGGTACATGTATACAATTTGTTAacgtttattttttctttttttttaataaaaagccCGGACAACGAAAAAATATTGGAAGAAAGGCTCAAACTAAATTATGACAAATATAATCACACGTTGAGCGATTTTTTCAGGTGagagttaaaaaaaaaaataaaaaaaatttaatgttaCAAAAACTGGGGCATCATCTATCCaatgtattattttcaaCCATATAGGTCAACTGAAAGTGCTAGCACATGTAGCACAGTAGCTGAAGAGGAGATAAGTGTAAATTGCAGTAAATAAATGTACCatgtatgcacatacatatatatgcatatatgtatatatatatatatatatatatatatatatatatatatatatatatatatatgtacgccTCTTCCCTTTTGCTGTGCGTTATGCCTACTCACGTCCACTTCCTTCTTGACAACTTTTATACTTTGTAGAAACAGCATGATGTAAAAATTGTGCTTCCATCTGCAGCCGAGCTGATGAGtcaacataaaataaaaccaaGTGATATCACGTAATATTAAGCATATACTTTTGTTTGATGTATACATTTCTGCTTGtgtttacatatatcatTGTGCATTCATGGTATATAAACTTGTACGTACATACTACTGCCTCTTTGTAGAAACACAAAAGTTTTCAATCGAATAACATACGAAGATGTGGACgcctttttgaaaaataaaaaaagcacTATAGTTAAGGACATATCAACACcacaaaaggaaaaattagtTGAACTAACAACCATTCAGAAgtccataaaaaataatatgatgcAAACGTTAAGTGTTCCTGTTTTCCGTGTTACgcatttaataaaaacaaatgaattgcttaaattatatgaacaagtgaaaaacaaaattagtATGAGTGTTATATTAAACAAATGTATATCAACTGTGTTAGTGAAACACCCCTTAATTTACTCTACTTATATTGACAAGGACCAGGGAAAAATACTGTACAATGACGACGTCAATATAGGAAATGCGCTAGGCTTAGAGGACTCACTTTTAACGCCAGTACTCAAGCAAGTTgataaaaaggatatatatacCCTGTCCGTTGAATGGAAGGTTAACATATAATTCAATGTGTGCAGCGacgcatacatacatgtgcaTAATGATATGGTTTGTGCATACaagcatattttaattttgattttgaatttaattttagttatagttttatttttaattttaattttgattttaattttagttttaattttaattttgattttaattttagttttaattttagttttaattttagttttaattttaattttaattttaattttaatttttttttttttttttttcctttatacCATCACACAGAAGCTAGTTGAAAAGGGGAAAAACGGCTTGCTCACGTCAAATGACATGTCGGGCAGTAATTTCTACATTTCGAACTTAGGGATGTTTAATACCTATCAATTTGATGCGATATTACCAAAAAATGCATCATGTATATTATCTGTTGGAACAAATATTACAAGCTTTGAAAATTTagaatatttgaaaattcaAAAAGGTATGTTAATGACTTTAACCTGTGACCATAGGCACATTTACGGCTCCCATGCAGCAACTTTTATGAAAGACTTATCAATATTTATTGAGAAGGATATtatgcaaatatttttataaatttaaaaaaaaaaaaatgctcgTAAAGGGTGGAGCTGACAAATGGCTAGCTGggatttatataaaaaaaaaaaaaaaaaaatctacaCTACTGTACACAGACATGTACATTTATGTGCAACTTAGTGTCTATCTCtataatataacttttacacgatatatttaatcataattgtaaaattagGTACGTTACAGCATACCATGGAACATACGCTAAGTACAcatatttattgttattttattatatatttatcatatcTTTTTGTGCTTTCCATTAATATGCTGTTCATATTGAAAAAGgaagttttttaaaatttgaaatgTAAGTATAgcctttttataaaaacttcctttttttttttttttttttttttctctccttCATCTTCACCTtctataatgaaatattacaAATGCTTACTACGAGAGGAATGTGGAAGATATGTACTCATAACcattaagaaaaaatgagtGATAAGGcaaatgttaatttttaaaaatgtaggCACTAGAAGAAAGTGTTCACCACATGTGAAAATTACAAATGTGCGTATCCACGcgaaatacataaatatccGCATACATGGGTATGTATAAACACTCgacatatgcacatacgctcatgcatacatatatatagattcATGTGCATATGTGAACGtgacatatgtataatacaCATAATCAACTACTGGGGCACATAAAACAAGGTACAGACAAACATTTATAGTGCCCCCACAAACCTATGCAATTGAAAAACCTCATATAACTGAAAATCACCTGAACAGTTAAGAATTATCTTAACTGAGCATGTTAATTTTCCTGTACCAATTTTTACACacttatatttacaatttttttttttttttttttttttcttattctttttatatccgaaaaataaaaagaaaaaaaaaattaaaatagatTCCTTTCCTTCATATttgaacaataataaaaattacttacaaaattttgtctttaaaataataaaagcattattaattttttttatttttttaattctattgtgataagtataaaaaacacaaaaaaaaaaaaaaaaaagtgtacattcatgcatatgtatatataaatatacacataaacatatatacttatacacataaacatatatacttatacacataaacatatacatatgaacatatacatatgaacatatacatataaatatatacatatatatagatatatatttgtcaACCCAAGTTTAATATAAGTGCtaaaaaatcattataaGCATGTAAAATTCAATGAATGCAAGTAAATATGGTATAATGTGTccacatacgtacatatacatatatatatataatacgtatatgtatgtatataaaatacgtatatgtatgtatatatgtacgcatgtacgtatgtatatatctgtaCGCATGCGTgtaaaatagcaaaatataaaaaaattaacaatatacGTAAAAGAGGTCGTGGAAAATACAAACATGCGTATAAGTAAATACACATAcgttcatatacatatatatatatatatatacatgtgtacattCACAGTAGTGTTAACTCATAGTGGTACGATTCAACGCATATGttcttttcttaaaaattaatttttaaattttcaaaaaatccAAGATATGAACATGCAATTTTGTGTTACAATcctatgtttttatttttatcatcttATCATATTGTATATTATCAAATGTTATATCTTATCtgacttttctttttttcctttttactctcttttttttttccccccccCTTATTGAACATGGCTATTTCCCAACGTGATATAATAttcaatttaaaatatataaaaaataatagaaagaAATCCTATCTCCATAAATGTGAGTACGAACAAAAATGGCAATGCAACGAGTAAATACTGGACTTccttgcatatatatatatatatatatatatatgtatatgcatgtatattgtgtgcatgtatacatatatatacatatacattcttgaaacacatacacacacacttAAGCTGAATGCTTCCCCTTCGTATTATGCccaaaatattacaaaacaACAAACATACCTTTTTTCACTTGGCATTGTTTAAGTGTGTAGTGAGCCAATCAAAACCCTCGTACAGTCCGTCACCCCTCGTAGCACAGGTTGACTGAATAAACCTGAAAAAATACAGGAAATACGAAAAAGTGTGTGAAATGTtggtatatatgcacatgtacatatatatatatatatattgggTATACACGCCTATGCATGCATGTATGACGAAAATGTACCATAATGCACCGTGAAACAAATGtgtaaaagaataaaataaaatacatatatatatatatatatatatacataaatgcacataaatacacacacatacatatacaagtaCACACATCGTGCACACTTACCAGTTCCTTTCTCTAATCGTGTTGAGGTGCAGTTTCTCTGTAACTTCGGCTGCTGACATAGCATTTGGTAAATCTTGTTTATTTGCAAATACTAAAATTATTGCGTCCTTTAACTCTTCTTCATTTATCATCCTATGCAACTCTTCACGCGCTAAAAattgaggaaaaaaaaaaaataaaataataagataatgatgtaatataataaacagtAACGAGCTGTGCcgataatataatacaacaaaataattactaCTTCACACGTAAAagaaatatggaaaattttctttctcttttttaatacCGTCATCAATCCTTTCTCTGTCGTTACTATcaacaacaaaaattaaGCCATCGGTATTAGAGTAGTAATGCCTCCATAAGGGTCTTATCTGCATTTCAGTATATCATACAATTTGcgcatattaaaaatttgaaatggGGGTGGatggaaaattataaatatggcTACATGGACGTGAAggtatatgaaaaataatgaaataaataaaaatgatgaaataaataaaaataatgaaataaataaaaatgatgaaataaataaaaatgatgaaataaataaaaatgatgaaataaataaaaatgatgaaataaataaaaatgatgaaataaataaaaatgatgaaataaacaaaaataataaaatatataaataaagtaaaaataataaaaaaaaagcttttttttctttttttttttttaccttatcTTGTCCTCCAACATCCCACACAGTGAAAGAGATGTTACGAAATTCAACAGTTTCAACATTGAAACCTTAAAAGAAGGatgcacaaaaaaaaaaaaaaaaaaaattacttgtCTCATAATTTACAAATGTATAATAGCAAAAACGTAAAAGGTGCTACACCTTTACATAACCACACACTTACAATAcgtctcttcttttttctttttctttttatttttctccttctccttctctttctctttctttttctcttttttttttttttacctattGTTGGAATCGTTGTGACAACTTCCCCTAACTTGACTTTGTACAGAATTGTTGTTTTCCCAGCGGCATCTAATCCTACCATTAAAATCCGAAcgtcttttttttgaaatagaCGATTAAACAATCTGCTTACATATAACCCCATTATATCTGCGCAAAAGTTTCAAGTGAAATAggaaaaaaggcaaaaaaatatatttcaaactACGAATGGGTTGACGTGTACGCGTGTATGAATGTGCGTATATGCCTTGGTCACTTAGAGTTCAATTTGTTCTATTAACTAGTGGCACTCTTGCACCTTCATTTCAGCACATGCATTTTTTAGCTGCGATGGTAAGAATTTCCATCAGCTCATTCAATAAACATATTCGAGCAATAACAGAGCATGATACAGCATGATACAGCATGATACAGCATGATACAGCATGATACAGCATGATACAGCATGATACAGCATGATACAGCATGATAAAGCATGATAAAGCATGAATTAACGAAATGATAAATAaccaataatatatacattatgcATACGTAATGTGCATATAAGGTGTACACTCTTCATATATTCAATGTGTCAAAGTACAGTAACAAGTACTACGGTTACTCAACAGTttgttatgttttatttatacatccacataaaaatatactatggtcattttcttccttttacctttatatatatatatatatatattatatattatatatatatatatatatatatatatatatatatatatatatatatatatatatattatatattatatatatacgttctGCTCGATTccaaaaaatttctttataaaaacaatttacCGCAAAAATGGTTACTGTTCAAAAAGTATGTCAGTCATGtaaatttaaagaataacaaaatgtataaataaaaggctattattataaaaatattaaaaaaaaaaaaaatttattttttgcttccTTTTAATGCAGCTTTTAGCTTGTACAGTTTagtattatgtacatataataaatacatatacatgatGATTAGCAATTGTACTGGTGTTTGAAACTAATAGaagtatatacgtatatacatacgttctaaacatacatatattgttataaacACATAgctatgtaaatatatatatatatatatatatatatatatatatgtatatgtatatttatatttttcttaatgtTCAATCTTCATACTGCTTAATgcaaaaaagtatatatttttttttactactactacgaaaatttataatttttttttttttttctctcttttataataaaataatatattatttttttttttttttttttttttttttttatttattttattaaattaatatcttATTAATTACTTCATTATTCCATTAATCAATCATTTTGTTATCTTATTAATAATGTTTTGTTTACTAATTAATCATTTTGTTTACTTATTAATCATTTTGTTTACTCATTAATCATTGTTTACTCATTAATCATTTTGTTTACGTATtaaccattttttttacgtattaacctttttttttacgtattaaccattttttttacgtattaaccattttttttacgtattaaccattttttttacgtattatttattttgtttacataataattattttatttgaacataaactaaattatacaaaaatttcTTTGCAAACATACAGAATGGAAGTTTAATGGGAtgaagaaattttatttgaaaaaatgtaatcatagtatttttattttttgcgtttttacttatataattttttatattatgtataattgtACGCGtttgtacgtatgtacatatgtttgtattgtactcatatgtgtatgtatacatatatatgcgtatatgtgtaaatatatgcatatctGCATtgtaggtatatataaatatatataaaaatatgcaagtgtatataaaagtatataagtgtatataaaaatatgcaagtgtatataaaaatatgcaagtgtatataaaaatatgcaagtgtatataaaaatatgcaagtgtatataaaaatatgcaagtgtatataaaagtataaagtgtatataaaaatatgcaagtgtatataaaagtataaagtgtatatatttttttttctattttactttattaaaggaaaaaaaaatatttaaattcaaaatttcccaaaattatatattgaaaaaaaagtaatatcttattattatatattatatggtaTTGTTAAATTATGTTGAGTTAGATTGTGCATAGTGccaactatatatatatatatatatatatttatatatatatgtatgtatgtatgtatgtatgtatgtatatatatataatatatactttaacATAAAACAATGTTTTGTatgcaaaaagaaaaaaaaattaagcagttttattatttttaaaaataaaaagtataatttatttttgtaaaaaaaagcaaatttcttttttttttttttatttcctttgtGAGTTTAAGTCAACTTTACATATTGTATTGTAAATTAATGatcatatgtatgtatatgtatgtatatgtatgcatatgtatgtgtacgtatgtatatatatatatgtatgtatatgtatgtatacgtatgtatatatatgtatatgtatgtgtacgtatgtatatatatatatgtatgtatatgtatgtatatatatatatgtatgtatatatttatataacaacCTACACATTCTTGTACATACTATTACtgacctttttttttttttttttaatataaagagTGATAAATATAAGGCTACTTGTTGAATATTTCAACTGTTTCTCTCTCGACttgttaaattaaaaatgtgcGAACACTGTCACATGTGTAGTAGTTgtacgtacatatttttgtagagaggtattttattttatttttttttttgctgcaAATTATTTCgtaaaaaaagtagaaaaagaaaaaaataaacaaagtTCGCCCAAgttatatatgcacacatataaacatacgtAAATCTATGCATAGGTACGTACATAATACTTTTACTCATATGAAGGATGTGTTATGTTATACTTAATACTTATTGATATCCTCCACCCCTTTTATAATACATCCATTGTTACGTTGTATTTATACCTACGAGCATggatacatgtatatattgatGATGATCGGAGTGATACAAGGggagagagaaaaaaaaaaaaaaaaaaaaaaaaaaaaaaaaagatgctGTAGTGTTTTTAGCAGTACCTTAAGAACAATTCCTTTTTATCTTCTATTATTAAATAGTACATTAAATATGATAAagggctttttttttttttttttttttttttttttttttccacgAATATACTACTAATTTGaattgatttaaaaaaaaaaaaaaaaatgtaataatatgatGTTCTTTCTACCATCAAAATGAACACACCCACTTttgttaatacatatatcaacatataacataataatatgtagtAATGCTTTTATAAACTAAAATGTAGTTATCCCCTTTTTACTTTGTAAAACAGTACAGCCTGCAAATACTTATGACTCTAGCACccatcatatataaaacatgtaacaaattttaattgaTTTAATCAAtccttatttattatatgactGCACATCTTTTCCCACATTCatatcatataaattttcacaCACTGTATGAAcgtaaagtaaaaaaagggGGATTGTTCAAATGTATGCGTGTTAGGTATTGGAATTTGGCTTATTTGGCTTGTGGACTTGTTGGCTTCTAGTCCTGTTCATGTGTCGACATTTAGACGTGTGTGTGTGGGTAACTGGGTGACGGAGGTGGTGAATGTAAACAGTAAAGAAAtcatgtattttttacatgATTACTATTTGCGGGGGGggagggaaaaaaagaaaaagaaaagagagATAGCTAGATAGATAGCTAGATAGATAGACAGTTGGATAGTCAGATGGATAGTCAGATGGTTGGGCGACCATACGACCGAATGGTCCAACTGACGTTTTAACCAATATAGGGTAAAAATAAAGGggaaactaaaaaaaaaaaaaaaaaagtaaaaggaacgtaacaaaaaattatccaACACATCAAAGTGTATTCCAGAGTGCACGTATTTGCCATATCTACAGAATGTTCTTTTGAAAAGTGTAGACACAGTCCCCATAAACCTACACAGTACACACGCAACACTACTGCTAAtggtatttttaaaatttgtattttttattttcttttagcTTTCTTTGTTCTCGAAGCATTATGAGATACTCCTCTCTGATGATTTCCCTGAAATCTTCTATTCCTGCGGgggataaaataaaaaaaaaaataaagcaatataggaaaaaaaaaaaaagggctATCTGCACTGAGACAGCTACAGTgtagtgtatatatacttatgcaCAAGGAGGtatatgtttcttttttccctGAATGACCTTGTTCGAACGCCTTGATGACAGCCAAGCGTGTGGGTACATGTACATTCTGATGAacaatttttcttaattcttTATTCTCAGGTGTTAAGGCACATAAGTTTTCCCATTCAAGATTTACatcatatacataaaaattatatttatcattgtAAACACATTCCGTCATTATTTGCATCATATGATATTCATCGTATTGAGGAAATAATCCCGGTGCACATTCCCCACCATACTTTtcttgtaatattttattttcttttaaaattttacatttggTCCAAAAAGGAGGTGGTAATCTATATTGTAATGTCCTACCTCGAgcatgaaaaatttttatttgtgtgTGAATACTTgcttgtaaaaaaatttcaaataaCGGCATTTTTACATCCATTTTTAAGTTTACTATCTGAACTTTCCTTCCAAACTTTTCCTTCACTTTACTCACTAGGCTTTCCATTTTATCTTTGTCACTTTCCATCAACTTGCAGTACGGCCCTGATAGGGGAAGCAAGAAGGTTTACTACGTGTGCTCCATTGTACATACACACATCAATACATGTACACACGAACACATACGCACATCAATACATGTACACACGAACACATACGCACATCAATACATGTACACACGAACACATACGCACATCAATACATGTACACACGAACACATACGCACATCAATACATGTACACACGAACACATACGCATATCAATACATGTACACACGAACACATATGCACATCAATACATGTACACACGAACACATACGCATATCAATACATGTACACACGAACACATACGCACATCAATACATGTACACACgaacacatacacacatcaATACACGCCCAAGTACAGATATGTTTCCTCATTTAAACACACTCAAATCTCCCTCGTGCTGCCGCTCCACATGTACACTTGTAGCTCACCTATTTTGGGTGTTACAAAGtacagaatatttttttgcttatttttctGGACTTCATAGTTGCAGTGATTTATCAAACGAGTTTGTCGCATTATGTCCAACACCTTTACTCTACTCTCATGcgataaattataattatcttCGTTTCTTTTTGCATCCTCCTTTTTGTTTCTTATCTCTTCCTTGATGATTAAATCTTCCCATGTTTCAACTGGTGGAAGTGGCGGAATGTACCTGAACAGGTCAGGCatattgcaa of the Plasmodium malariae genome assembly, chromosome: 6 genome contains:
- the PmUG01_06012200 gene encoding dihydrolipoamide acyltransferase component E2, putative, with the translated sequence MLCNIILLIFYLRFFKCISKNNKNEYLYLNGFSSITNNYNHLRSKKYMLYSTIEIKMPALSSTMTTGKIVKWNKNIGDYVNLGDIIMTVESDKADMDVEAFDEANVGDTLGVLTTEENEQLDEKESNQNDSNIVEGKVEEGGDEDKQAESNIYKKKSHVNARSEHVNEEKIFIPFIRSKKNMIRINKWMVKENEFINKDEVLMHVEDDKSTIEVKSPYSGVIKNIIVKEGEFAPINEEVAIISVNKEADKSNSTQNAHNNYVKKNIGVNENDILTYYKNKINGTIEGAHFLKNLTPDNEKILEERLKLNYDKYNHTLSDFFRSTESASTCSTVAEEEISKQHDVKIVLPSAAELMSQHKIKPSDITNTKVFNRITYEDVDAFLKNKKSTIVKDISTPQKEKLVELTTIQKSIKNNMMQTLSVPVFRVTHLIKTNELLKLYEQVKNKISMSVILNKCISTVLVKHPLIYSTYIDKDQGKILYNDDVNIGNALGLEDSLLTPVLKQVDKKDIYTLSVEWKKLVEKGKNGLLTSNDMSGSNFYISNLGMFNTYQFDAILPKNASCILSVGTNITSFENLEYLKIQKGMLMTLTCDHRHIYGSHAATFMKDLSIFIEKDIMQIFL
- the PmUG01_06012300 gene encoding ADP-ribosylation factor, putative; its protein translation is MGLYVSRLFNRLFQKKDVRILMVGLDAAGKTTILYKVKLGEVVTTIPTIGFNVETVEFRNISFTVWDVGGQDKIRPLWRHYYSNTDGLIFVVDSNDRERIDDAREELHRMINEEELKDAIILVFANKQDLPNAMSAAEVTEKLHLNTIRERNWFIQSTCATRGDGLYEGFDWLTTHLNNAK
- the PmUG01_06012400 gene encoding conserved Plasmodium protein, unknown function; the encoded protein is MLNYLKYVGKKIVLSALLQLLVLQILLFTFPWKKYVQNYVLYKGERFILKPCVYKISRNNKHFNAFKSSSFALKSTEELDDFKYFTDDEYIPPLPPVETWEDLIIKEEIRNKKEDAKRNEDNYNLSHESRVKVLDIMRQTRLINHCNYEVQKNKQKNILYFVTPKIGPYCKLMESDKDKMESLVSKVKEKFGRKVQIVNLKMDVKMPLFEIFLQASIHTQIKIFHARGRTLQYRLPPPFWTKCKILKENKILQEKYGGECAPGLFPQYDEYHMMQIMTECVYNDKYNFYVYDVNLEWENLCALTPENKELRKIVHQNVHVPTRLAVIKAFEQGIEDFREIIREEYLIMLREQRKLKENKKYKF